The Streptomyces sp. Je 1-332 genome has a window encoding:
- a CDS encoding threonine synthase, which yields MTALPDCFCPTDGTRVPSGTLAWCCPVCRGPLDLDFSPNPAPLKSLTGRVNSLWRYAESLPLPAPAFSLGEGRTPLVPLDGAISAKLDFLMPTLSFKDRGAVMLAALALRLAPDRVIADSSGNAGTAVAAYCARAGLPCTVYVPEGTSPKKLEQIGAHGARLEVVPGDREKTAWTARTAADEPGTFYASHVHNPYFLQGTKTYVHELWEDLGGRLPDALVVPAGNGTLLLGAALAVRELHTAGLIAKAPALYAVQAAAVSPLAEAWRAGADEPLGTTPAAPTLAEGIAIPQPPRARQILRAVRGLGGGFLTVTEDQIRAAQLDLAGRGLYVEATGVACWAAVRDGALGERTAVVPLCGAGLKSGLADG from the coding sequence ATGACAGCATTGCCGGATTGTTTCTGCCCCACCGACGGAACCCGTGTCCCCTCGGGCACCCTCGCCTGGTGCTGCCCCGTCTGCCGCGGCCCCCTCGACCTGGACTTCTCCCCCAATCCCGCACCGCTGAAGTCCCTGACCGGCAGGGTCAATTCACTGTGGCGGTACGCGGAGTCCCTGCCCTTGCCGGCCCCCGCGTTCTCGCTCGGCGAGGGCCGCACACCGCTCGTTCCGCTGGATGGCGCGATCTCGGCCAAGCTCGACTTCCTGATGCCGACGCTCTCCTTCAAGGACCGCGGCGCGGTCATGCTCGCCGCCCTCGCCCTGCGCCTCGCCCCGGACCGGGTGATCGCCGACAGCAGCGGCAACGCGGGCACGGCGGTCGCCGCGTACTGCGCGCGGGCCGGGCTGCCCTGCACGGTGTACGTCCCGGAGGGCACGTCACCGAAGAAGCTCGAACAGATCGGCGCGCACGGGGCACGGCTCGAAGTCGTCCCCGGCGACCGCGAGAAGACGGCGTGGACGGCCCGGACGGCGGCCGACGAACCGGGCACCTTCTACGCCTCGCACGTGCACAACCCCTACTTCCTGCAAGGCACCAAGACCTACGTCCACGAGCTGTGGGAGGACCTGGGCGGCCGGCTGCCGGACGCGCTCGTCGTGCCCGCGGGCAACGGCACCCTGCTGCTCGGCGCGGCCCTCGCGGTGCGCGAACTGCACACGGCGGGCCTGATCGCGAAGGCTCCCGCGCTGTACGCCGTGCAGGCCGCCGCGGTCTCCCCGCTGGCCGAGGCGTGGCGCGCGGGCGCCGACGAACCCCTGGGCACCACGCCGGCGGCCCCCACGCTCGCGGAGGGCATCGCGATCCCGCAGCCGCCCCGCGCACGCCAGATCCTGCGGGCCGTACGCGGTCTCGGCGGCGGCTTCCTGACGGTCACGGAGGACCAGATCCGCGCCGCCCAGCTGGACCTGGCAGGACGCGGCCTGTACGTCGAGGCGACCGGCGTCGCCTGCTGGGCGGCCGTACGGGACGGAGCGCTCGGCGAGCGGACGGCCGTGGTTCCGCTGTGCGGGGCGGGCCTGAAGTCAGGGCTCGCCGACGGCTGA